In the genome of Streptomyces sp. NBC_00433, the window CCCCTACCGGTTGACGCCCAACCTGTTCGGCGTCGCCTTCGGCACCGCGGGGCTCGCCCAGTGCTGGGCCGTCGCCGCCGACACCGTCAGTGCCCCGCAGTGGCCCGCGAACGCCCTGTGGATCGCCTCGGCGGCGGTCTGGGCGCTGGTCGCGGTGACCTACCTGCGCAACATCACCGTCCAGGGGCGGCTGTTCACCGAGCTGCCCGACCCCGTCATGGGACCTTTCACGGCGCTCGGCGTGATCACACCGATGCCGCTGGGAATCGCGCTGGCCGGATACGCCCGGAGCGCCGGCGAGACCGTCTTCGCCGTCGCGCTGGTGCTCACCGTGCTCCTCGGCAGCTGGCTCACGGGGGTGTGGATCAGAGGCGACACCCCCCTCGCCCAGTGGCACCCGGCCTACTTCCTGCCGACGGCGGCCGGCGGCCTCATCGCGGCCGCCGGCTGCGCCGCGCTCGGCTGGGACACCGCGGCCCGCCTGATGTTCGGCTACGGGCTGGTGTCCTGGCTCGTCCTCGGCTCCATCGTCCTGGTCCGCCTGTTCACCCAGCCCTCGCTCCCGCCACCGCTCATTCCCACGATCGCCATCGAGCTGGCGCCCCCGGTCGTCGCGGGGAACGCCTGGTTCGCCATCAACGGCGCCGACCTCAGCCTGGGGGCGGAGATCCTCGCGGGCTACGCCGTCCTCATGGCCCTGGTCCAGCTCTCGATGGCGTCCGCGTACGTACGCGCGCCCTTCGGCCCCGGCCACTGGGCCTTCGCCTTCTCCTACGCCGCCGCTGTCGCCAACGGCCTGCTCTGGCTGGGGGTCGAGCACGTCCGGGGCCAGAAGCCGGTCGCGTACGTACTGCTCGCCGTCGCGACCTGCGCGTGGGCGGCGCTGATGGCCCGGACCCTGCTCGGCCTGTCCCGGCGGACCTTCCTGCTGCGCCTGGCCCCGCCTCCGGCCGCCGCGTCCTGAGGGCGCGCGGGCCTCGGACGCTCCGTCACGGGGACGCCGGACGATTCGCTACGCGAATTCCTTGAGCAGCCGGTCCGCCAGCGCCGCGGCGGAATGCGGATTCTGCCCGGTGAGAAGATTGCGGTCCTCGACCGTGTAGGGCTTCCATATCTCGCCCCGGCTGAATTCGACGCCGACCTTCTCCTTCAGCTCGTCCTCAAGGAGCCACTGCGTCTTGTCGGCCAGTCCGACGCCCTCTTCCTCGTCATTGGTGAAGCACGTGACGCGGTAGCCCTTGAAGGGCGACTCACCGTGGATCCTGGTGGCCAGCATCGCGGCCGGAGCATGGCACACGATCGCGAGCGGCCTGCCCGAGGCGAGCTGCGCGGTCAGGATCCGGCCCGCGTCGGCGTCCACGGACAGGTCCTGCATCGGGCCGTGCCCGCCGGGCAGGTACACCGCGTCGTAGTCCTCGACCCGCACGTCGGAGAGCTTCAGCGGCCGGCGCATCACCTCCGCGGAGCGGATGATCGCCTCCAGGTCGAGTGCCCCCTGCTCACCGCCCGCCATCGAGGGCCGCAGGCTCATCATGTCGACGTTCGGGGTGACCCCGCCGGGTGTGGCGACCACGACCTCGTGGCCGGCGTCGGTGAGCGCCTTGTAGGGGGCCGCGAACTCCTCGGCCCAATAGCCGGTGGCGTGCCTCGTACCGTCCTTCAACGTCAGATAAGTGGCTCCACTGACCACGAAAAGTAGTTTCGCCATTACGGAATCGCCTCCGCGTATTCGCCAGGTGGTTCGGGCGTACACCACTCCCCAGCGTAAGGACGCGTTCTGCCGGGCGCATGTGCGCGGCTTCCGGCCCCGTGTCCATGGTTCCTCAGGGCAGCAGGGAGACCTGGTAATGGGCGATCTTCCAGCCGTCAGGCAGGCGCTTCAGCAGCAGGCTGAGGCTGACGGTCAGCGCGGGCCGGTCGGTGAAACCGAACTCGACGCTCTGGTAGCCGAGGACGAGGTCGTCGGCGAGCCGCCGGGTCTCCAGGATCCGGTACCGCGCGGTCATCCCCATCGGCTGGGAGTCGTAGTACGCGGCGATGCCCGGCCGTCCGACGCTGTAGGGGTGCAGCCCCTGGAAGATCGCGTCCTCGGTGAAACAGGCGGCGACCTGCTCCGGCTCGTGCGCGTCGACCGCCGCCTTCCACTCGTCCAGGACGCCGCGCAGGACCGCTTCGTTGTCCGTCGTACTGCTCACAGGGCTCTCCTGCCGGTCGGTCGGATACGGGCGCGGGCCGGTTGCCGCGCCCCGGGTGCCCGGGGGCGGGGCGGGTCAGTGCCCGGCGCTCTGGCCGCCGTCGACGTGCGCGATCTCGCCGGTGACGAAGGGTGCCTGCTCCAGGTAGCGGATCGCCCCGACGACGTCCTCGATCTCGCCCATCCGTTTGACCGGGTGGTGCGCGGCCAGGGCGCCGCCGGGATCCTCGGGGTGCATCGGGGTCCTGATGATGCCGAGGGAGACGGTGTTCACCCGGATGCCGCGGGTGGCGTACTCGATCGCCAGCGCCTTGGTGACCGCGTTCAGGCCGCCCTTGGTCAGCGACGCGAGCCCGCTGGTGGACTCGGCCTCGGCCTGGTCGACCAGGCTGGTCGAGATGTTCACGACATGCCCGCCCCCGCCCCCTTCGCGGGAGAGCATCGCGGCGATCGCACCGCGCGTGACCTCGAAGAAGCCGCGCAGGTTGACCCCGACGACCGTGTCGAAGTCCTCGTCGGTGTAGTCGGTGAAGGGCTTGGCGACGAAGACGCCGGCATTGTTGACCAGCGTGTCGATCCGGCCGAACCGCTCCATGGCAGCCTCGACGACCCGCGCGCCGCCACCCGGCTCCGCCAGGTCCCCGGCCACGGCGAGCACCTCGGGGTCCCCGGACCCCTCGATGGAACGCGCGGCCGCGGTGACCGCATAGCCCAGCCCGCGGTAGGCCTCGACCAGCGCCGCACCGATCCCCCGCGAGGCCCCGGTGACGACAGCGACTTTCCGAACGGTATCCACCCCCGATTCCTCCCCCGCCCACCCCCACCCCATCGCCCACCACCCGCCATGTCACCCCACCGCCACACACCTGCCCGGCGTACGGGTCTGCGACCCGGTGAGCGGGAGCCGTGTCGGGGGCCGGGCCGGGCGCCCTTGTCGGGGTCGCTGACCAGGTGTAAGGCTGCACCCCCGGCGCCCCGGCGCGAGGGGCGGCGCCGCCGTACGCGTACCGGTCCGATCCGACGGCTCGACGGAAGGAACGATCCCGATGGGCGAGACAGAGCCGCAAAGCCACGCCGACTGCTGCGCTCCCGGACGCGCGGCCGCACCGCTCGGCCCGGCCCGCACCGCGCCGCCGGAAATGGCCCTGCTGCCGCTCACCGCGGCCGCCCCCGCCGCGACCGCCGCACCCCCGGTCTCCCTCCCCGGCGGCACCTTCCTGATGGGCACCGACGATCCCGAGGGCTTCCCCGCCGACGGCGAGGGACCGGTGCGGTCCGTCACGCTGCGGCCCTTCCGGATCGACGCCCACGCCGTCAGCAACGACCGGTTCGCCGCCTTCATCGCCGACACCGGCCACGTCACCGAGGCCGAGCGCTACGGCTGGTCGTACGCCTTCGCCCGGTTCCTGCCCGCCGCCGTCCGCCGGGGTGCGCCGCGGCCGGACGGGGCGCCGTGGTGGTGCGGGGTGCGGGGGGCGAGCTGGCGAGAGCCCTTCGGGCCCGGCAGCGGCCTGGCGGGGATCGGAAGCCACCCCGTGGTGCACGTGTCGTGGACGGACGCGGCCGCCTTCGCGCGGTGGGCCGGCGGGCGGCTGCCGACGGAGGCGGAGTGGGAGTTCGCCGCGCGCGGCGGCCTGGAGCAGGCCAGATACGCGTGGGGCGACGAGCTGACGCCGGACGGGAAGCACCGGTGCAACATCTGGCAGGGCACCTTCCCGACCCGCAACACCGCCGAGGACGGCTACGAGGGCACCGCGCCTGTGAACGCCTTCGCACCGAACGGCTTCGGCCTGTACAACACGGCAGGGAACGTCTGGGAATGGTGCGCGGACTGGTGGACCACGGACCACCCGGCGGGGCGGCGCAGCAATCCGGCGGGACCGCGTACGGGCAGCTCGCGGGTCATGCGCGGCGGCTCGTACCTGTGCCACCGGTCGTACTGCAACCGCTACCGGGTCGCCGCCCGCACGTCGAACACACCCGACTCCACGACCGGCAACCTCGGCTTCCGCTGCGCCTACGACGCCGCCCCTTCGTGAAGCCCTGTCACGGCAGTACGAACCCGGCGACAAATCCGCCGGTACGCGTCCGGCCTGTCCAGCGGCTCCACCGGCCGCCGCGCGAGCGGGGTGGCAACCTCTACCACCAGATGACGCCCGGGTACGAGATCGGGGAGCTCGACCACGACCCGACGCAGAGCGCGTCCGAGCGCTGACCCGCGGACGTCCGCGGGGGTCCACCGCTCAGGAGGCGTCACCCGCGCCCGCCGGTGCCTGGGACTCCTGCTCCCGCAGCGTCCGCTCGACCGCGTCCCGTACGCGCGCGTCCTCCCGCTGCCTGGCGCGGGCGCGGCCGCGGCGGACGAGGAGCAGCGTGGCCACGGCGGCGGCGGCCAGGAGCACGACCAGCAGCGTCAGCGTCCAGGGGACGGCCCAGCCGTGGGCGGTGGCCGCGACCGGCTTCAGCGCGGACGTGGAGCCGGACGCGTCGGTCAGCAGCGGCGTCAGCGTCACGGTCGCGGCCAGCCGGAATCCGGGGGCCACACCGTGGACGGGCACCTTCACCTTCCAGCTCTCGCCGGGCAGCAGGGCCGGCGGCGCGGCGACGCCCTTGGCGTCGGCCTTCAGCCGGCCGAACGGGCCGGACAGGGAGACCGCCTGGCGGGCGGACAAGGTGGCATTGCCGGTGTTGTGGATCGTGTACGTGACCGTCGCGTCGCCGGCGGCGAAGGGGTTGGCGGTGCCGCTGTAGCCGACGTGCAGGTTCTCGACCTTCAGGGCCGGCTTGAGGTCGCCGCTGACCCGCAGCGCGATCTTGATGCCCAGGCGGCGGTCGACGGTGATGCCCTGCGCGGCGTCGGGCTGCTTGAGCGAGGTGAGGATGCCGCCCACGTAGTCGCCGGGCGTGGCGTTGGCGGGGACGGTGACGGTGAAGGGGACGTCGGCGGACTTCCCGGGCTGGACGACGACGCTCTCGCGCTCGGGGCGGGACCAGGCGCCGACCCCGACGGACTTCTTGTCCCGGGTGACCAGGTCGAGCTGGCCGGTGGCCGTGGTGAAGCCGTCGGCGGCGTAGACGGTGAGGGCCAGCGGCTCCGTGCCGTGGTTGGCCACCGTCATGGTGTCCTTGATCGCGCCGCCGGGGTTGATGCTGTAGCCGAAACTGGACCGGTCGGCGCCGTACGTGTTGGCCGCCGTCCTGACCGTCCAGCTGACATCGCCGCCGGCGGCCCGCGCGGCGCCGGCGGTGAGGCCGGCGAGCGTGGTAGCGAGGGCGACGAGCAGCGCCAGGACGGCGGTACGGACGAGGGCGCGGGCGGTGGTCGCGCGGCGCGTGGGGGACGGGTGCATTTCGGGTTCTCCTGGCGTGGGGAGGGCGGGGCGGGCACCCGCGGGTGCCCGCCCCGCCCGGTGGCCGCGGACGCGCCGGCCGCCCGGGGCGGATCGTCGGCCGCCGGGCGGGCCGGCGGCCCGCAGTGTGCCGAGCGGCTCAGTTGCCGGGCCCCTCAGCGCGGTTGCTCAGTTGTTCAGCTGCTCGGTGCTCAGCTGCTCAGCGCGGTGATCGTGAGAGTGGCCTGGTAGCTGCCCTTCTCGACGCTGTCCGGGATCTTCAGGCTGAGGTCGGCGCCGACCTTCGCCGTACCGCGGGCGTGGCCCTGGCCGGCGGAGCCGAGGCCCCGCGAGACCGAGAGGCCCTTGCCCTGGTCGGTGTAGCCCGACAGGACCGTGTCGCCGGCCTGCGCGCCCGCGCCGGCCTGCAGCACACGCGGGGACCAGCCGAGGTAGGAGCCGGAGAAGGTCTTGCCGGCGTCCCGGAAGTCGCTCACGCCGGCCGAGATCGACCAGGGCGCCAGCGAACGGCGGGTGTCGGAGACGGAGATCGGGTTGATCTTGCCGCTCGCCTCGAAGTGGTCGCCGCCCTGCTCGACAGCGGTACCGAGGTCGACCAGGCCGTTGTTGCCGTCGATCGTCCAACCGAACTCGCCCGGGGCGGCGTTCGGCACGTTGACCTGGATGTCCTGGCCGTCACCGTGGTAGTTGTGCACGGTGAAGTCGTCGACGATGGAGCCGACGGGCTGGGCCTCGGTGGTGTTGTTGCACCAGTTGCCCTTCTCCACCGCCGAGTTCGGCGCGGCGCAGGTGCCACTGCGGACGTTCTGGACCACGAGCTGGTCGTTGCGCACCTGGACCTTGACGTAGGTGCGGACGTGCTCCTGGTTCTGGACCGAGTTGTACCAGTAGCTGCCCGGGTTCAGCGGGTCGGCGCCGTTGCCGGCACCGCTCGTGCCGCTGCTGTCGGGCTTGGTGATGTCGTAGTACTTCGAGCCCGAGGAGGAGTTCGCCGTCACGTAGATGACGCCGCCGGGGCCCGGGTACAGCTGGGCCTCGCCGGGCTGCTCGTCCGGGTTGGCCTTCTGGCCGTTCTTGATCTCGTAGCTGCGCGAGTAGCTGTGGTCGTGGCCCTGGAGGACCAGGTCGACGCCGAGCTTCGAGAACGTCGTCGGGAAGTCGACCCGCCGGACCTTGTTGTCCGAGTCCTGGGCGTGGTCGGCCGGCGAGTAGATCGAGTGGTGGTAGGTCAGGACCTTCCACTTCGCCTCGGAGCCGTGCTTGTTGATGACGTCGGTGACGTAGGCGAGGTGCGCCGCGTCACCGCCGCCGCCCTGCGCGGTGGCGTAGCTGTTGCTGTTGAGGTCGATGAACAGCACATCCTTGTAGATGTACCAGTAGTCACCGCCCGAGGAGTTCGACGCCGGGTCGCCGTTGGAGTAGTACGCCCCCGACTTGTCGGTGTTCGGGGTGGCGAAGTGCTGCTCGTAGGCCTTGCCGCCGACGTCGTGGTTGCCGATGGTGGCCGCCCACGGGTACTGGCGCAGCTTGTCGGGCCCCAGGAAGGAGTTCCACTGCGACTCGTTGTTGGCGCTCTCGACCTGGTCGCCGCCGGACACCAGCAGTTCGGCGTTCGGGTTGGCCGCCAGGGCGACGTCGAGGGTGTCCTTCCAGCCGGCGCCGTCCTCGGCGGTGTCGCCGGACGAGCCGATCTGCGGGTCGCCGAAGAACAGGAAGTCGTAGTTGCCCTCGAAGTCCTGCGTCTTGAACGAGTACGCGGCCGACCAGCTGCCCTCGCTGCCGACGCGGTACGAGTACGCCGTCTGCTCCTTGAGGTTGGTGATCGTCGCGTGGCGGTTGAAGCCGCCGCTGGCGGCGATGTTGGCCGTGCCGCTCGCGGCGAAGGTCGCGGCGTCGGCCGGGAACTCGCCGTTCACGACCGAGGCGGTCGGGGCGACCTGGAGCTGCTGCGCCGTGTCGGCCGAGGAGTACCAGCTGACGGTGCGCTGCGTCTCGTTGGCGCCCACGCCGAGGATGACGCCGGTGATCGCGGTGGGCTCCGCGGCGGCGGCGGGCGACACCAGGCCGCCGCCCAGCGCCACGGTCAGGCCCAGGAGCACCGCGGTGGTCCCGGTGGCCACCCGGCGCCGCACAAGCTCGGCGGCCTGTGTCGAGGGTCTCGATTTCATCAGTTCTCTGTTCCTTCTGCGTACAGACGTACTTGACGTGCGGACCGTCAAGCTCTCAGCGCCCGGTTAACCGACGCTAAATACAGTCTTTGCGATATCTAAACTCTTCGGTGGTCAAAAAAATACTGATAAGGAATCAGATGCCGAAGGTCCTCTGCAGGAACCACACGAGCCCCATGACGAACACGCCCGCCGAAATCACCCCGGTCGCCCGCAGCCCCATGGCGGGCGACCGGTGCCGCAGCAGCATGAGCACCGGGAAGACGAGCGCGATAAGGGCCAGTTGGACGGCCTCGATGCCGACGTTGAAAACCACCAGCGACCACAGCAGGGTCCACGAGAAGGCGCTGTCGATGCCGAGCGCCCCCGCGAAGCCCAGGCCGTGCACGAGCCCGAAGCAGAAGACCACCCCGAGCCGGGTCCAGCCGGCACGGTCCAGGCCGAAGTGTCCGTCCGACGCCTCCAGGTCCGTGGCCCGGCCGCCGTGCCGCCACAGCCGCCACAGATACCAGCCGGCGACCACCGCGATCGACAGCGCGATGACCGGCTCCACGACCGCGGACGGCACGTCGACCAGCCCGAGCGCGGCGAGCATGAGCGTCACCGAGTGCGCCAGGGTGAAGCTGGTCGCCGCGAGCACGACCTCGCGCAGCCGTCGCGACCCCGCGATGAGCGCCAGCAGGAAGAGGATGTGGTCGGTACCGGTGAGCAGGTGCTCCGTGCCCAGCCGGAAGAACTCCCAGAACCGCTCGTACCACGTCTGGTGGGTGGAGAAGGTCGGGTGCGCGGCGTCCAGCGCGGCGCTGCCCTTACGGCCGTCGACGTCGTAGGTGACGATCGTCCTGGTGCCGGTGACGTACTTCTCCGCGTCGGGGAAGAGCCCGCTGCGCACCTCGTGGTCCACGCCCTGCTCCGGACAGGTCCAGCCGAGCAGCAGGTTCGCGTACGGGACACCCTGCCTGCGGCCCAGGGTGAAGCCGCCGGACTGCTCCGGGGTGCAGGCCCGGCCCTGCGAGGTCACCGAGAAGCGGGCGCGGACGTACTCGACGGCCGCCTTCCTGTGGGCGTCGAGGGCCGCGACCTGGGCCTTGGCGTCCCCGGCGTCGAAGGCGTCGGTGCCCGCGCGGAAGAGCGCGTCGTCGTGCCCGGCGTCGGCGGCGGACACGACGTAGAGGTCGTACTCGACCTCCAGCTTCGTCCAGAGGCGGCCGTCGTCGCCACGGGTGACGTCGACGTAGACCACCGAACTGAAGCCGTGCGCGGACGCCGGCTGCGCCAGGCCCACGAAGACGGCCAGCGCGGCGAGGACCGTGACGAGGCCGAGTCGTATTCGGGGTGACACAGTGCTCCTTTTGCTGCTGCTTTGCCTGCCTGCGCACCGTGCACGTATCAGATGAACGGAATGGCTTGTCATGGCGAACGCTGGAAAAACAAGCGCGCGAAGGGCCCTCCCGGGGTGAACACGGCGGCATGCGGCATAGCAGGATGGCGCCATACCCCCCTGCCACTACTTCGGAGGACGAACGTGTTGCGCCCCTCGCTTGCGGCTGCCGTCACGCTGGCCGCGGCCGTCGCACTGGCCACCGGATGCGGTGCCGGCGACGACTGGTCGAAGCCTCATGCCAGGCCGTCCGCCGTCGGCGCCCTCGGCCCCGGCTTCATCGACCGCTCCGACCCGCCAGGCCCGGAGGCGACGGCCACACCGGAACCGGGTTCGTGGGAGGGGGTCAGCCCGTCGAAGGGCTACCGGGTGGTGCTGGTCACCTCGGGCACCGACCGCCCGACGGCCGCACTGGTGAAGGCGGTCAAGGACTGGGCGTCCGAGGAGCACGTCTCGCTCCGGACGGTGACCGCCAAGGGCGGGCTCGACCTGCTGCCCGCGGTCACCGAGGCCATGGACATGCACCCCGACCTGATCGTCAGCGCCGGCAACGACATGATCGACCCGCTGGCCACCGTCACCCCCAACCACCTGTCCCAGCAGTTCCTGGTGGTGGGCGCGGAGTTGGCCGAGCCGACGCACAACGTCACCGCCGTGGACTGGTCCGGCGCGTCCTTCCGCGGGGAGGGGCTGGGGATGTCCTCGACGTACGACGCGGCGTCCTTCACGCCGGAGCGGTGCGCGGCGTCGATACGGGCGGGGGTGGCGGCGGTGCTCAACGAGCTGACGGGCATCGTGCTGTGGCTGGACAAGGTCTGAGCCGAGCCCCGGCGGGGCGCGGCCCCGCGCGACATCGGCGCCCCCCGCAGCCGGAAGGGCCGCCCGGCGATCGGCCGGGCGGCCCTTCCGCGGTCGCGCGCGCGACTGGCGCGTCTCAGAGGCGGCCTTCCCGGGTGTAGTGCTCGCCCACCTGCTGCTGGTAAGCGGCGTCACTGAGGTGCCGGTCCTCGTCGAACTCGGGGGAGTTCTTGATCTGGTCCTTCGTCAGGTCGACGAAGACCTTCTGCTCGGCGGCGTCGATCGCCCGCACGGTCCCCGCGGGGAGCAGGACGTGCTTGCCGAAGATCCACACGCCGACGTCGACCACCAGGTAGGCGGCGTCGACCTCGTCCGAGTGCTTGTCGACCTTGCCGATGTGGCCGTCGGTCGCCTCGACCTTGTAGCCGGCGAGGTCGCCGCCCGCGCTGTAGCCGGACGTCTCCTGGTAGCCCCAGATGTTGTCGCTCATGATGCGGCTCCTTCGTCGTTCGTTGCGGACTGGTGGTGCGCGAGGGCCGTCGCGTCCGATGGCCTCAGGTGACGCGCCCTCAACGCCTCGCGTGCCCGGCGGCCGTGACCACACACCTCGCCTGCCGCAGAAGTCACTTCCGCACCGCACAGGTCCGGCCACGCCCGACCGGTGCGAGGACGGGTGCGAGCCCGCCGGTGCGGGGTAGGCGACGGCACGACGCGGGGCGGGCCGACGCGCCGCACGAGGGAGAGTCAGCGAATGGAATTCGACGACGACGCCGCCCTGGACACATCCGAGGTCCAGGACAACCGCGGTGGAGCGCTGGGCGGCATCCCGGGCGGCGGGAGGACCGTCGGCGGTGGAGTGGTCGGCCTGCTGGTCGTGATCGCCTCGGTGGTCTTCGGCGTGGACCCCGGCCTGCTCGGTTCCGACAGCGGCACCACCGCCTCGTCGGGCGCCGGCACGGGATCGGGCGCGTCCGCCGCCGACCTGGCGGCGGACTGCCGCACCGGGGCCGACGCCAACCGCAAGCAGGAGTGCCGCGTCGTGGCGGTGGTCGACAGCGTCCAGGCGTTCTGGAAGGAGACCGAGACAGCCGCCGGCAAGCCCTACGAGCAGGCCCCGACCTTCCTTTTCACCGGCAGCGTGAACACCGGCTGCGGGACCGCCACCTCCGAGGTGGGCCCCTTCTACTGCTCCGCCGACGACAAGGTCTACCTCGACCTCGGCTTCTTCGACGACCTGAGCAGCAAGTTCGGCGCCAAGGGCGGGCCCTTCGCCGAGGCGTACGTCATCGCGCACGAATACGGCCACCACATCCAGGACCTCAGCGGCACGATCTCCCGCGGCAGCGGCCAGGGCCGCACCAGCGGCTCGGTGAAGCTGGAACTCCAGGCGGACTGCTACGCCGGGGTCTGGGCCCACCACGCCACCACCACCCCCGACCCCACGAGCGGCAAGCCGCTGATCACCGAGCTGACCCAGGCCGACATCGACCTCGGCCTGGACGCCGCGGCCGCCGTCGGCGACGACCGCATCCAGCAGCGGTACGAGGGCAAGGTCACCCCCGACACCTGGACCCACGGCTCCGCGAGCCAGCGCCGGCAGTGGTTCTCGACGGGTTACACCACCGGCAGCGTCGCCCGGTGCGACACCTTCGCCTGAGCCGGCGTCTTCTTCCTCACCGCAGCCCGAGGCGCTTCATCGCCCGCGGATCGAGGCTGCCCGCGCGCCGCCGGAAGGCCGACAGCGGCACCGTGCGCAGCTCCCTGGTCTCCAGGTAGCTGCGCCGGCCCTCGGCGTCATCGACGGTCCCCGCCGGAAGCGCGACGACCCCGGGCTGCTCCCCGTGGAAGCGGGAGGTGATCTTCACGACCCTCGCCGTCCGGCGCCGTACGGACACGACCAGGCAGGGCCGGTCCTTCGACCCGACGACATCCTCGTACGGAACGTCGGCCCACCACACCTCACCCCGGCGCGGCGCAGCCCCGCGCCCCCCCGCCCGGCCCCGCCGCCACCACGCCACGGCCGCCGCCACCACAAGCACGACCCCACCGACCACGACCCACGCCTGCGCACCCATCGCCCCACCTCTCCCACCCGGCCAGGCCGCCCCCGAAGGACGGCGCTGCCTGCCCGACTTCCCGCCCTCGCGTCACATACCCGCCGGGCCGGGGCGAACCGGGGCCCGGCGGGCAAGGAGATCCGGCACCGCCGTCGGCCGGATGGAACTCGATACGGTCCACCGGCGAAGGACAGGTGAGCAACCCGAACAAGCCCAAGCCTTCAAGGCGTTCGAACGAACGAAAGGAGCCCCGATGGCCGTCGAGCCCCCGGGCGTCCGCACCCGCGAGGAGCATCGCGAGGACAGCGACGCCCGTGTGATCGCGCGGTCCCGGGATGAGCCCGAGCGGTTCGCCGCGCTCTTCGACCGGTACGCCGACGCCGTGCACCGTTACGCGGCCAGGCGGATCGGTCCCGAGGCGGCGGAGGATCTGATGGCGGAGACGTTCACGACCGCCTTCCAGCGACGCCACACCTACGACCTCACGCGTGCCGACGCCCGCCCGTGGCTGTTCGGCATCGCGACCAACCTCATGGGCCGGTACCGCAGGGCCGAAGCACGCCGTTTCAAGGCGCTCGCGAAGGTTCCTGAGCCCGTGCAGCACGAGGAGCCGGTCGCGGACCGCGCGGTCGCCAGGGCCGGCGCCACGGAGGTGCGCCGGGAGCTGGCGGCAGCGCTGGCCGAGCTGTCCGCCCGGCACCGGGACGTCGTCCTGCTCGTGGCCTGGGGCGACCTCGACTACGAGGAGGCGGCCCAAGCCCTCGGGGTGCCGGTCGGCACCGTCAGATCCCGGCTGAACCGGGCTCGCAGCAAGTTGCGCGAAGCACTGGGCGGGTCCGATCCGACAGCTTTCCGAGAGGCAGAAGACGCCCATGCGTGACATCGAAGAACTGCGAGAACTGAGGAAGTACGACGCGGGGGCTCCCCCGCTCGACGACGCCACCCGCAGACGCGTGCGGGCGCGGCTGCTCGCCGCGATGAACGCGGAGACCGGACCCGCCCCGGCCGTACGCAGCCGCCGCCCCGTCCTGCGCATCGCCCTGACCGGCACGGTCGCGGCCGCGGTCGCCGGCGGAATCCTGGTCGCCGGGCAGGGCGGCGACAGCGGGGCGGGGCCTACGGCGGCACCGCCGGCGGCCACTTCCCCGGTCATGCTGAACGTGAGCGCGCAGACCGTGCTCAACGGTGCGGCCACCTACGCCCGGCGGCACGAGCGCGCGGTCAGCCCGAGGGACGACCAGTTCATCTACACCAAGGAGATCATCAGGGAGACCGACGAGAAGACCGGCGCCACAGACAGCTTCACCGACGAGGACTGGAGGTCGGTGGACAACTCGAAGCCCTCCTGGATCATGGAGGTCGGCAAGGGCTGGTGGGCACCCCCGCTGAAAGACGGCGAGACCGAATGGCCGCCGCAGGACTGGGCGACACTGAAGAAGCTGCCGACCGACCCCAAGCAGCTGATCCTCTTCCTCGCGCCCGGCACAGGGCCCACTGACAAGCCCACCCCGGAGTCCTCCACGGAGCCCACCCCGGAGTCCTCCACGGGGCCCGGCGGAAAGGACGGCTCCCTCAGCGGGATCAGCGATATGGGCTGGTCGATGGTCCACTTCCAGCTCGCCGGACTGCTCAAACTGGTCCCGGTGATGCCCGAGGGGCTGCGCCCGGCGGCGTACGAGGCACTCGGCATGGTCCCCGGGGTGAAGCTGCTGCCGAACCAGAAAGACGCCAAGGGCCGTACCGGCGTGGCCATCACCTATACCGACCCCACGCTCCCGGCCGGGGACGCGGGCTACGGCGACTACTTCATCTTCGACCCGAAGACCTACGAATTCCTCGGCTTCCGCGACGAGAGCACCTCGATCAAGGGCAAGCACATGGTCAAGGTCACCCAGCTCTCCTACCTCGACAGCTGGGCCATCGTCGACAAGGCCAAGCAGCGGCCGTAGCCGCAAGGCAGCGGCGGTAACCCTGAGTGCGGCCGGCCCCGAAA includes:
- a CDS encoding DUF4440 domain-containing protein, which codes for MSSTTDNEAVLRGVLDEWKAAVDAHEPEQVAACFTEDAIFQGLHPYSVGRPGIAAYYDSQPMGMTARYRILETRRLADDLVLGYQSVEFGFTDRPALTVSLSLLLKRLPDGWKIAHYQVSLLP
- a CDS encoding type 1 glutamine amidotransferase domain-containing protein, which gives rise to MAKLLFVVSGATYLTLKDGTRHATGYWAEEFAAPYKALTDAGHEVVVATPGGVTPNVDMMSLRPSMAGGEQGALDLEAIIRSAEVMRRPLKLSDVRVEDYDAVYLPGGHGPMQDLSVDADAGRILTAQLASGRPLAIVCHAPAAMLATRIHGESPFKGYRVTCFTNDEEEGVGLADKTQWLLEDELKEKVGVEFSRGEIWKPYTVEDRNLLTGQNPHSAAALADRLLKEFA
- a CDS encoding formylglycine-generating enzyme family protein — its product is MALLPLTAAAPAATAAPPVSLPGGTFLMGTDDPEGFPADGEGPVRSVTLRPFRIDAHAVSNDRFAAFIADTGHVTEAERYGWSYAFARFLPAAVRRGAPRPDGAPWWCGVRGASWREPFGPGSGLAGIGSHPVVHVSWTDAAAFARWAGGRLPTEAEWEFAARGGLEQARYAWGDELTPDGKHRCNIWQGTFPTRNTAEDGYEGTAPVNAFAPNGFGLYNTAGNVWEWCADWWTTDHPAGRRSNPAGPRTGSSRVMRGGSYLCHRSYCNRYRVAARTSNTPDSTTGNLGFRCAYDAAPS
- a CDS encoding DUF916 domain-containing protein, with amino-acid sequence MHPSPTRRATTARALVRTAVLALLVALATTLAGLTAGAARAAGGDVSWTVRTAANTYGADRSSFGYSINPGGAIKDTMTVANHGTEPLALTVYAADGFTTATGQLDLVTRDKKSVGVGAWSRPERESVVVQPGKSADVPFTVTVPANATPGDYVGGILTSLKQPDAAQGITVDRRLGIKIALRVSGDLKPALKVENLHVGYSGTANPFAAGDATVTYTIHNTGNATLSARQAVSLSGPFGRLKADAKGVAAPPALLPGESWKVKVPVHGVAPGFRLAATVTLTPLLTDASGSTSALKPVAATAHGWAVPWTLTLLVVLLAAAAVATLLLVRRGRARARQREDARVRDAVERTLREQESQAPAGAGDAS
- a CDS encoding TDT family transporter; amino-acid sequence: MQTAKGSPYRLTPNLFGVAFGTAGLAQCWAVAADTVSAPQWPANALWIASAAVWALVAVTYLRNITVQGRLFTELPDPVMGPFTALGVITPMPLGIALAGYARSAGETVFAVALVLTVLLGSWLTGVWIRGDTPLAQWHPAYFLPTAAGGLIAAAGCAALGWDTAARLMFGYGLVSWLVLGSIVLVRLFTQPSLPPPLIPTIAIELAPPVVAGNAWFAINGADLSLGAEILAGYAVLMALVQLSMASAYVRAPFGPGHWAFAFSYAAAVANGLLWLGVEHVRGQKPVAYVLLAVATCAWAALMARTLLGLSRRTFLLRLAPPPAAAS
- a CDS encoding SDR family oxidoreductase — encoded protein: MGWGWAGEESGVDTVRKVAVVTGASRGIGAALVEAYRGLGYAVTAAARSIEGSGDPEVLAVAGDLAEPGGGARVVEAAMERFGRIDTLVNNAGVFVAKPFTDYTDEDFDTVVGVNLRGFFEVTRGAIAAMLSREGGGGGHVVNISTSLVDQAEAESTSGLASLTKGGLNAVTKALAIEYATRGIRVNTVSLGIIRTPMHPEDPGGALAAHHPVKRMGEIEDVVGAIRYLEQAPFVTGEIAHVDGGQSAGH